In Candidatus Krumholzibacteriota bacterium, one genomic interval encodes:
- a CDS encoding glucose-1-phosphate adenylyltransferase — translation MRAPRWIGDRARLESEYQIMGRMAAFILAGGAGTRLSLLTGYRAKPAVPFAGRYRIIDFTLTNCVRSEISLVHVLTQYSSRSLNRHLGIGKPWDLDRLNGGLHILHPRLGFEGADWYKGTADAIYQNIPVLKKLTEEYILILSGDHVYNMDYREFLDFHVESGRPASLAVVEVPSELTVEFGIATVDRRGKVTSFREKPKTSRSNLASMGIYIFSREYLISILREMKKDHDDLDFGKHIIPRLVSVGEVSAFRYEDFWLDIGTLRSYYNASLSLLSERSRLKLEGERGSVLTVPYDDPPIMMAKECSVRRSLICDGCVIKGSVTNSVLSPRVSIERGASVENSIILHDCVIKSGARVKDAILDESCLIGKGAQIGFGDSSVPNVMQPGYLDFGITLVGMNTEIPPGIRIGTNCLIAGGKKETRIQDIDIADGGVEISPDLGI, via the coding sequence ATGCGAGCTCCCCGGTGGATCGGTGATAGAGCCAGGCTCGAAAGCGAGTATCAGATAATGGGAAGAATGGCAGCATTCATTCTGGCTGGCGGCGCGGGAACGAGGTTAAGCCTCCTGACCGGATACAGGGCAAAACCGGCAGTGCCATTCGCCGGGCGTTACAGGATAATAGATTTTACTCTTACCAATTGCGTAAGATCAGAGATATCTCTGGTCCACGTCCTGACTCAATACAGCTCGCGCTCTCTGAACAGGCATCTGGGGATCGGCAAACCATGGGACCTCGACAGGCTGAACGGCGGACTGCATATTCTTCATCCAAGGCTGGGATTTGAAGGAGCCGACTGGTATAAAGGTACTGCCGACGCGATATATCAGAATATACCAGTCCTGAAAAAACTGACCGAAGAGTATATCCTTATCCTCTCCGGTGATCATGTATATAATATGGATTACAGGGAATTTCTTGATTTTCACGTTGAGAGCGGCCGTCCCGCGTCACTTGCCGTTGTAGAAGTACCGAGTGAGCTTACCGTCGAATTCGGTATCGCTACCGTGGACAGGAGGGGTAAAGTCACGAGTTTCAGGGAAAAACCGAAAACCTCAAGATCCAACCTCGCTTCGATGGGGATCTATATTTTCAGCCGGGAATACCTTATTTCGATCCTGAGAGAAATGAAAAAGGATCATGATGATCTCGATTTCGGAAAGCATATAATACCCAGGCTTGTAAGTGTCGGTGAGGTCTCAGCCTTCCGGTACGAAGACTTCTGGCTCGATATCGGTACGTTGAGGAGTTACTACAACGCGAGCCTTTCCCTACTCAGTGAAAGATCAAGATTGAAGCTTGAAGGGGAAAGGGGATCGGTGCTGACTGTCCCGTATGATGATCCACCTATAATGATGGCGAAGGAATGTTCGGTAAGGAGATCGCTGATATGCGATGGATGCGTCATAAAGGGATCAGTAACAAACTCCGTTCTCTCTCCACGCGTATCTATCGAGCGGGGAGCGTCGGTGGAAAATTCGATCATTCTTCACGATTGTGTGATAAAAAGCGGTGCCAGGGTAAAAGACGCTATCCTCGATGAATCATGCCTCATAGGAAAGGGAGCGCAGATCGGTTTCGGAGACAGCTCGGTTCCCAACGTCATGCAGCCGGGATATCTCGATTTCGGTATCACCCTTGTAGGGATGAATACCGAGATCCCGCCAGGGATAAGGATAGGCACCAACTGCCTGATCGCCGGAGGAAAAAAAGAAACGAGAATACAGGATATCGATATAGCAGACGGAGGAGTGGAGATATCCCCGGACCTTGGGATCTGA